A stretch of the Aegilops tauschii subsp. strangulata cultivar AL8/78 chromosome 4, Aet v6.0, whole genome shotgun sequence genome encodes the following:
- the LOC109745206 gene encoding uncharacterized protein produces the protein MPACCAAAVSPAFGFPRIRRKALFPGLTGRRHPLGSPADAVEGRYVGGLHPPQAAPPYVPHLDGSCPLPPAARRWDLSAARPRAATVQEGDIAVRALLELGRGTVKASSKSSSSSYLYMQALKSASTFGPSSSFSYEEKEEAKRRSSTLISCQVLEIPSIS, from the exons ATGCCCGCCTGCTGCGCTGCGGCTGTGTCCCCGGCTTTCGGCTTTCCCAGGATCCGCCGCAAGGCGCTGTTCCCTGGGCTCACCGGCCGACGCCATCCCCTAGGCTCACCGGCCGACGCCGTGGAAGGCAGGTACGTGGGAGGACTCCACCCTCCTCAGGCTGCGCCGCCCTACGTCCCCCACCTCGATGGAAGCTGCCCGCTTCCTCCAGCCGCTCGCCGATGGGATCTGTCGGCCGCCCGGCCCCGCGCCGCCACCGTCCAGGAAGGAGATATCGCCGTGCGGGCGCTTCTTGAGCTCGGGAGAGGCACCG TGAAAGCTTCTTCAAAGTCTTCCTCTTCCTCGTACTTGTACATGCAAGCACTAAAATCAGCAAGTACATTTGGGCCATCCTCGTCTTTTTCTTATGAG GAGAAGGAAGAGGCAAAACGGAGATCATCTACATTAATCTCCTGTCAAGTATTGGAAATTCCAAGTATTTCATGA